A single genomic interval of Selenobaculum gibii harbors:
- the dnaK gene encoding molecular chaperone DnaK has product MAKVIGIDLGTTNSVVAVMEGGEPTVITNTEGSRLTPSVVGFSKTGERLVGQLAKRQAVSNPDHTFSSIKRHMGTDYKVSVDDKKYSPQEISAMILQKLKADAEAYLGETVTQAVITVPAYFNDSQRQATKDAGTIAGLEVLRIINEPTAASLAYGLDKGEEHTILVFDLGGGTFDVSILELGDGVFEVKATNGNNRLGGDDFDQRVMDWMVAEFKKETGIDLSQDKMSAQRLIEAAEKAKIELSGVLSTNINLPFITADATGPKHLDLTLTRAKFDELTASLVEATMGPTRQALQDAGISASGIDKVILVGGSSRIPAVQEAIKKNLGKEPHRGVNPDECVAIGAAIQAGVLVGEVKDVLLLDVTPLSLGIETLGGVCTKIIERNTTIPTSKSQTFSTAADNQPSVDIHVLQGEREMAAGNKTLGRFELSDIPPAPRGVPRIEVTFDIDANGIVHVSAKDLGTGKEQKITITSSGGMNKDDIDRMVKEAEVHAADDKKRKEEIETRNNADSLIYQAEKTIKDLGDKADKAKVSEIEAAVTKLKETLKGTDIDAIKADTEALTKPLYEMSAAAYQAAEGAAAPGQNPQDDAQQAPKDENIMDADYKVVDDEKK; this is encoded by the coding sequence ATGGCAAAAGTAATAGGTATTGACTTAGGTACAACAAACTCGGTAGTTGCAGTTATGGAAGGTGGAGAACCTACCGTTATTACGAATACAGAAGGAAGTCGTTTAACCCCATCTGTTGTAGGATTCTCGAAAACGGGCGAACGTTTAGTTGGTCAACTAGCAAAACGTCAAGCTGTTTCAAATCCAGACCATACATTTAGTTCTATTAAACGACATATGGGTACTGATTATAAAGTATCTGTTGATGATAAAAAATATTCACCACAAGAAATTTCAGCAATGATTTTACAAAAATTAAAGGCTGATGCGGAAGCTTACTTAGGGGAGACTGTAACTCAAGCTGTTATCACAGTTCCTGCATATTTTAATGATAGCCAACGTCAAGCGACGAAAGATGCTGGTACAATTGCTGGTCTTGAAGTTCTTCGTATTATTAATGAACCAACAGCTGCTTCACTTGCTTATGGTTTAGATAAAGGTGAAGAGCATACAATTTTAGTATTTGACTTGGGTGGCGGTACTTTCGATGTATCTATTCTTGAACTTGGTGATGGCGTATTTGAAGTAAAAGCTACGAACGGTAACAACCGTCTTGGTGGTGATGACTTTGATCAACGTGTAATGGATTGGATGGTTGCCGAATTCAAAAAAGAAACTGGTATTGATTTATCTCAAGATAAGATGTCTGCACAACGCTTAATTGAAGCTGCTGAAAAAGCAAAAATTGAATTGTCAGGTGTATTATCTACCAATATTAATCTACCGTTTATCACAGCTGATGCGACAGGTCCAAAGCATTTAGATTTAACATTAACTCGTGCAAAATTTGATGAATTAACAGCTAGCCTTGTTGAAGCTACCATGGGACCAACTCGTCAAGCACTTCAAGATGCGGGTATTTCAGCAAGTGGAATTGATAAAGTTATTTTAGTTGGCGGTTCCAGCCGTATTCCAGCTGTTCAAGAGGCGATTAAGAAAAACTTAGGAAAAGAACCTCATCGTGGTGTAAATCCTGATGAATGTGTAGCTATTGGTGCTGCTATTCAAGCTGGTGTACTTGTTGGGGAAGTTAAAGACGTATTGCTATTAGATGTAACTCCACTTTCTTTAGGTATTGAAACATTGGGTGGCGTTTGTACAAAAATTATTGAAAGAAATACAACAATTCCTACATCTAAGAGTCAAACATTCTCAACTGCTGCGGATAATCAACCATCTGTTGATATCCATGTATTGCAAGGGGAACGTGAAATGGCAGCTGGTAATAAAACACTTGGGCGCTTTGAATTGTCCGACATTCCACCAGCTCCAAGAGGAGTACCTCGTATTGAAGTTACATTTGATATTGATGCGAATGGTATTGTTCATGTATCTGCAAAAGATCTTGGAACAGGAAAAGAACAAAAAATTACGATTACTTCTTCCGGTGGTATGAATAAAGACGATATTGATCGTATGGTAAAAGAAGCAGAAGTTCATGCTGCAGATGATAAAAAACGTAAAGAAGAAATAGAAACAAGAAATAATGCAGATTCTTTAATTTACCAAGCGGAGAAAACAATTAAAGATCTAGGAGATAAAGCCGATAAAGCTAAAGTATCTGAGATTGAGGCTGCTGTGACAAAATTAAAAGAAACATTAAAAGGTACAGATATTGACGCAATCAAAGCTGATACAGAAGCTTTAACAAAACCTTTATACGAAATGAGTGCAGCTGCATATCAAGCAGCTGAAGGTGCTGCAGCTCCAGGACAAAATCCACAGGATGACGCTCAACAAGCTCCAAAAGATGAAAATATTATGGATGCAGACTACAAAGTAGTTGACGATGAAAAGAAATAA
- the grpE gene encoding nucleotide exchange factor GrpE → MAEEIKNPVDENLARKAEVNESTEQIQPEETEQNAEVTRLKQELDVKDKLVQESTDRLKRMQADFDNFRRRTRQEKEELSAIVSQNLIKELLPLLDNFERALAVESADGENFKAGVDMILKQFIATLEKNGLEPIKAVGEKFDPNFHEAIMRIADETKEDDTIAEELQRGYSVRGRVIRPSMVKVIGN, encoded by the coding sequence ATGGCTGAAGAAATAAAGAACCCTGTAGATGAAAATTTAGCGAGAAAAGCTGAAGTAAATGAGTCTACAGAACAAATTCAACCAGAAGAAACAGAACAAAATGCAGAAGTTACACGTTTAAAACAAGAATTAGATGTAAAAGATAAGCTTGTTCAGGAAAGTACTGACAGACTAAAACGTATGCAGGCCGATTTTGATAACTTTAGACGGCGTACTCGTCAGGAAAAAGAAGAGCTATCAGCAATTGTATCACAAAATTTGATAAAAGAATTGCTACCTTTACTTGATAATTTTGAAAGAGCTTTGGCGGTAGAAAGTGCAGATGGAGAAAATTTTAAAGCAGGAGTAGATATGATCTTAAAACAATTTATAGCGACTCTTGAAAAAAATGGTCTAGAACCGATTAAAGCTGTTGGTGAAAAGTTTGATCCTAACTTTCATGAAGCTATTATGCGTATTGCTGATGAAACTAAGGAAGATGATACAATTGCTGAAGAGTTGCAACGTGGCTATAGTGTACGAGGTCGCGTAATTAGGCCAAGTATGGTTAAGGTAATAGGTAATTAA
- a CDS encoding TCP-1/cpn60 chaperonin family protein, producing the protein MALKQAESSAEVEDKLAALTTNVSAIRAVKSAVEGTIGPKGLDTMLVDRDGGVIVTNDGVTILEQMEVDHPAAQMMIAIAKNQQEKVGDGTTTATIVASSLVSEGLDKVIRGVPVAKLIDGIAYGIQSSLELIESCSHKVVSLDDPYLYNIAIIAGRKYNDVADMVIKAAKLIGKDKLCDAKFKLSDIVYSQNGVENEVFGGVLIHQKRMNTEMPHTLESVKILVIDDALEIETMSSEALGTESGFQQYMKQQAEFKENLQKIIDLGVKFVLVDRGVNSDAEEVLTDAGVMILRRVENEILNRVAEHVGARKLKRTGLKKSLSELEKYLGYAESVIEDEKLQQVRVLGGKGIPTAAILVGAATKQIAGEKERIAKDAASSVQAAVKGGYVAGGGAAEIMLARNLKSRKKEFAGMIDYGVECVVQALKAPLSQIIKNAGYHPLEKVEEVIGAQFDKQNGALGVDCDNGKITDMISKGIVDPALVKYYAIKSAGEIAISILRIGTIIRKKKCKGQGELLD; encoded by the coding sequence ATGGCGTTGAAGCAAGCGGAAAGCAGTGCTGAAGTTGAAGACAAACTAGCGGCATTGACGACTAATGTAAGTGCAATTCGGGCTGTAAAAAGTGCAGTAGAGGGCACAATTGGTCCTAAAGGACTTGATACAATGCTTGTGGATCGTGATGGTGGTGTAATCGTTACGAATGATGGCGTGACGATTTTAGAGCAAATGGAAGTAGATCATCCAGCCGCGCAAATGATGATTGCTATCGCTAAAAATCAGCAGGAGAAAGTTGGCGATGGAACGACGACAGCGACGATTGTTGCAAGCAGTTTAGTTTCAGAAGGCTTAGATAAAGTTATTCGGGGTGTTCCTGTAGCCAAATTAATTGATGGAATTGCCTATGGAATTCAATCATCCTTAGAGTTAATAGAAAGCTGTAGTCATAAAGTGGTCTCCTTAGATGATCCATATTTATACAATATTGCTATAATTGCTGGGCGCAAATATAATGATGTTGCGGATATGGTCATAAAAGCGGCAAAGCTTATAGGAAAAGATAAGCTTTGTGATGCAAAGTTTAAACTGTCAGATATCGTGTATTCACAAAATGGTGTAGAAAATGAAGTTTTTGGTGGTGTATTGATTCATCAAAAGCGAATGAATACTGAGATGCCGCATACATTAGAATCGGTTAAGATTTTAGTGATTGATGATGCTTTAGAGATTGAAACAATGAGCAGTGAAGCTTTGGGAACTGAAAGTGGATTTCAGCAATACATGAAACAGCAAGCTGAATTTAAAGAGAATTTACAAAAAATTATTGATTTAGGTGTTAAATTCGTTTTAGTTGACCGTGGAGTAAATTCTGATGCTGAAGAAGTTTTAACAGATGCAGGCGTTATGATATTAAGACGTGTGGAAAACGAAATCCTAAATCGGGTAGCAGAGCATGTTGGTGCCCGCAAGCTAAAAAGAACTGGGTTAAAAAAATCACTCAGTGAGTTAGAAAAATATTTAGGTTATGCCGAATCTGTAATTGAAGATGAAAAATTACAGCAAGTTCGCGTTCTTGGCGGCAAAGGAATACCGACAGCGGCAATATTAGTTGGTGCAGCGACGAAACAAATTGCTGGTGAAAAAGAGCGAATTGCGAAAGATGCTGCTTCAAGTGTTCAGGCTGCTGTAAAAGGTGGATATGTTGCGGGGGGCGGTGCTGCTGAAATTATGTTAGCACGCAACTTAAAAAGCCGTAAAAAGGAATTTGCAGGGATGATTGACTATGGAGTTGAATGCGTTGTGCAAGCGTTAAAGGCTCCATTGTCTCAAATAATAAAAAATGCTGGATATCATCCATTAGAAAAAGTGGAGGAAGTCATCGGTGCTCAATTTGACAAACAAAATGGAGCATTGGGAGTTGATTGTGATAATGGTAAGATTACTGATATGATTTCCAAGGGAATAGTTGATCCAGCATTAGTAAAATACTATGCTATAAAGAGTGCTGGTGAAATTGCAATTTCAATTTTAAGAATAGGCACGATTATAAGAAAAAAGAAATGCAAAGGTCAGGGAGAGTTACTTGACTGA
- the hrcA gene encoding heat-inducible transcriptional repressor HrcA: MLDERKQKILRAIINDYISTAEPIGSRTIARKYDLGVSSATIRNEMADLELLGYLEQLHTSSGRIPSVKGYRLYVDDLLAPEAITENEMNLISNWYKAKAKRAEEVFQETAKIISRLTKNISLVLAPQLSQANFRYLQFLPLDEKRVIVVIMTDAGFVENKLMTIPKGAAVEDLQLIAGVINKHLAGRSLESIKPSVLRKIKAEVMADTDLFECAIDMIARALTVEKKERLYMGGTTQLINQPEFRDVEKMQNLLNMLEEEQLLCDLLNSHENEQGIIVTIGQENKYSGIKDCSIIRATYKLEGQVIGSIAVLGPTRMEYGKVMSLLEFMHNNLEKILTQYKL; this comes from the coding sequence ATGCTTGATGAACGAAAGCAGAAAATTCTTCGTGCGATTATTAATGACTATATTTCCACCGCAGAGCCTATTGGATCAAGAACGATTGCCCGTAAATATGACTTGGGGGTAAGTTCGGCGACAATTCGCAATGAAATGGCTGATTTAGAATTGCTTGGTTATCTGGAACAGCTTCATACGTCGTCTGGGCGTATTCCTTCGGTAAAAGGGTATCGGCTCTATGTTGATGACTTGTTAGCTCCTGAGGCTATTACAGAAAATGAAATGAATTTAATCAGTAACTGGTATAAGGCAAAAGCCAAGCGTGCTGAAGAAGTATTTCAAGAAACAGCTAAGATTATATCAAGGCTGACAAAAAATATTTCTTTAGTTTTAGCGCCACAGTTATCACAGGCAAATTTTAGGTATCTGCAATTTTTACCACTTGATGAAAAACGTGTGATTGTTGTTATTATGACTGATGCTGGTTTCGTTGAAAATAAATTGATGACGATACCGAAAGGTGCGGCAGTAGAAGATTTACAATTGATTGCTGGTGTTATTAACAAACATTTAGCAGGTCGTTCATTGGAATCTATTAAGCCATCCGTATTAAGAAAAATTAAAGCGGAAGTTATGGCTGATACTGATTTATTTGAGTGTGCGATTGATATGATTGCTCGTGCGCTGACAGTTGAAAAAAAGGAACGCCTTTATATGGGCGGAACTACACAGTTAATAAACCAGCCAGAGTTTCGTGATGTCGAAAAAATGCAAAATCTTCTTAATATGCTTGAAGAGGAGCAGCTCTTATGCGATTTATTAAACTCTCATGAAAATGAGCAGGGGATTATCGTGACAATTGGTCAAGAGAATAAGTATAGTGGAATTAAGGATTGTAGCATCATTCGTGCAACGTATAAATTAGAGGGGCAAGTCATTGGCTCGATTGCTGTTCTTGGACCAACGAGGATGGAATATGGCAAAGTAATGTCACTATTAGAATTTATGCACAACAATTTAGAAAAGATATTAACACAATACAAACTATAG
- the hemW gene encoding radical SAM family heme chaperone HemW: MQLGLYLHIPFCQQKCFYCDFPSYANKEGLQDEYITALSSEIALQGGLLSAYSINTVYIGGGTPTVLPIHLLTNLIQTIQKKFKLTNDVEFTIEVNPQTINREGLYRLYEFGVNRISFGVQSFQDPLLKRIGRIHTADEARQIVCDAASVGFKNISLDLMYGLPKQTLDEVEYSVREAIKLPIQHISVYGLKVEEGTVFAKLEEQNKLFLPDETLEDKMYEFVMKQLPEFGFERYEISNFAKAGFESRHNLKYWQCLPYIGLGAAAHSCFQNKRFYNEQQVEKYIQKIKWERNAVAHEELLSHKDKVEEFCFLGLRKKTGISCREFMDTFGYELKDLYGDTIENLKRKKLLSELNGQIFLTSLGMKYGNQVFCEFLLDS, from the coding sequence ATGCAATTAGGTTTATATTTGCATATTCCATTTTGTCAGCAAAAATGTTTTTATTGTGATTTTCCTTCCTATGCAAATAAGGAAGGACTCCAAGATGAATATATAACCGCCTTGTCTAGCGAGATTGCTTTACAGGGCGGTCTTTTATCTGCCTATTCAATAAATACAGTTTATATTGGCGGTGGGACACCAACGGTATTGCCGATACACCTGCTGACGAATTTGATACAAACGATACAAAAAAAATTTAAGCTAACAAATGATGTCGAATTTACGATAGAAGTAAATCCACAAACGATAAACCGAGAAGGATTATACAGGCTATATGAATTTGGTGTAAATAGGATAAGTTTTGGTGTGCAAAGCTTTCAAGATCCTCTTTTAAAAAGAATCGGGCGTATTCATACGGCAGATGAGGCACGGCAGATTGTTTGTGACGCGGCAAGTGTTGGATTTAAAAATATTAGTTTAGACTTGATGTATGGGTTGCCGAAGCAAACGCTGGATGAGGTGGAATACAGTGTTAGAGAGGCTATAAAGTTGCCAATTCAGCATATTTCTGTGTATGGGTTAAAAGTGGAAGAGGGAACAGTCTTTGCAAAATTAGAAGAACAAAATAAACTTTTTTTGCCAGATGAAACATTGGAAGATAAAATGTATGAATTTGTAATGAAGCAGTTGCCGGAATTTGGATTTGAGCGCTACGAAATTTCTAACTTTGCAAAAGCTGGTTTTGAAAGTCGTCATAATTTGAAATATTGGCAGTGTTTGCCGTATATAGGACTGGGAGCAGCAGCACATTCTTGTTTTCAAAATAAAAGGTTTTATAATGAACAGCAGGTTGAAAAATATATACAAAAAATAAAATGGGAACGTAATGCAGTGGCGCACGAAGAACTTCTTAGTCATAAAGATAAAGTGGAAGAGTTTTGTTTTTTAGGGTTAAGAAAAAAAACGGGAATTAGTTGCCGAGAATTTATGGATACCTTTGGATATGAATTAAAAGATTTGTATGGAGATACTATTGAAAATTTAAAAAGAAAAAAATTACTATCCGAATTGAATGGACAAATTTTTTTAACTTCCTTAGGAATGAAATATGGTAACCAGGTTTTTTGTGAATTTTTATTAGATTCCTAA
- the lepA gene encoding translation elongation factor 4 yields MNIKNIRNFSIIAHIDHGKSTIADRLIEYTGTLSKREMEAQVLDQMDLERERGITIKAQAVRLEYVGKDGETYQINLIDTPGHVDFTYEVSRSLAACEGALLVVDAAQGIEAQTLANVYLALEHNLEIIPVVNKIDLPSADPDKVKHEIEEVIGLDASEAVLASAKAGIGIKEILDAIVEKVPAPTGDENAPLSALIFDSHFDAYKGVIAYVRVMNGKIKPGMKLRMMVTNKEFEVTEVGIFRPALANIGELSTGEVGFVVGSIKNVKDVRVGDTITDALKPAKEPLPGYRGINPMVYCGLYPMDSSDYDNLKDALEKLQLNDASLLFEPETSIALGFGFRCGFLGLLHMDVIQERLEREYNLGLITTAPSVIYQVYKTNGEILKIDNPANLPPATEIDHIDEPYVKATVIVPNDFVGAVMELSQEKRGEFKDMKYLDVDRVMITYHIPLSEIIYDYFDRLKSSTRGYASLDYELTDYQTSILVKLDILLNGEPVDALSVIVHKDKAAYRGRQLAEKLKGIIPKQMFEIPIQAAIGNKVIARETVKAMRKDVLAKCYGGDISRKRKLLEKQKEGKKRMKSVGSVEIPQEAFMAILKID; encoded by the coding sequence ATGAATATAAAAAATATCCGCAATTTTTCTATTATTGCTCATATTGATCATGGAAAATCAACGATTGCCGATCGTCTTATTGAATATACAGGAACATTATCAAAACGAGAAATGGAAGCACAAGTCTTAGATCAGATGGATTTAGAACGAGAACGTGGGATTACAATTAAAGCACAAGCAGTTCGTTTAGAGTATGTGGGCAAAGATGGAGAAACATATCAAATTAATTTAATTGATACACCAGGACATGTTGATTTTACTTATGAAGTTTCACGTAGTTTAGCTGCCTGTGAAGGGGCTCTTTTAGTTGTTGATGCGGCGCAAGGAATTGAAGCACAAACTTTAGCCAATGTATATTTAGCATTGGAACATAATTTGGAAATTATCCCTGTTGTAAATAAAATTGATTTGCCAAGTGCAGATCCGGATAAAGTAAAACATGAAATAGAAGAAGTGATTGGACTTGATGCATCTGAGGCTGTACTTGCCAGTGCAAAAGCTGGTATTGGTATCAAAGAGATTCTTGATGCAATAGTTGAAAAGGTACCAGCACCGACAGGCGATGAAAATGCACCGCTAAGCGCGTTGATTTTTGATTCTCATTTTGATGCATATAAAGGTGTTATTGCTTATGTACGGGTAATGAATGGAAAAATAAAGCCTGGGATGAAACTTAGAATGATGGTGACCAATAAAGAGTTTGAAGTTACTGAAGTGGGAATTTTCCGTCCCGCTTTAGCGAATATCGGTGAACTTAGTACCGGCGAAGTTGGATTTGTAGTAGGAAGTATTAAAAATGTAAAAGATGTTCGTGTTGGTGATACGATTACCGATGCACTAAAACCCGCAAAAGAGCCTTTACCGGGTTACCGTGGAATAAACCCTATGGTATATTGTGGTCTTTATCCAATGGATAGCTCTGATTATGACAACTTAAAAGATGCGTTAGAAAAACTGCAATTAAATGATGCATCTTTATTGTTTGAACCAGAGACGTCGATTGCTTTAGGTTTTGGTTTCCGTTGTGGATTCTTGGGATTGCTTCATATGGATGTTATCCAAGAGAGGTTGGAACGCGAATATAATTTAGGGCTCATTACAACAGCTCCAAGCGTAATTTATCAAGTATATAAAACAAATGGTGAAATACTTAAAATTGATAATCCAGCGAATCTACCACCGGCAACAGAAATTGATCATATTGATGAGCCGTATGTTAAAGCAACAGTTATTGTTCCTAATGATTTTGTTGGTGCCGTGATGGAATTGTCGCAAGAAAAACGTGGCGAATTTAAAGATATGAAATATCTTGATGTCGATCGCGTAATGATTACGTATCATATCCCTTTAAGTGAGATTATTTACGATTATTTTGATCGCTTAAAATCCTCCACTAGAGGTTATGCTTCACTTGATTACGAGTTAACGGATTACCAGACTTCTATATTAGTGAAACTGGACATTTTATTAAACGGTGAACCTGTTGATGCATTGTCAGTGATTGTACACAAAGACAAGGCTGCATATCGAGGACGTCAATTGGCTGAAAAATTAAAAGGGATTATTCCGAAGCAAATGTTTGAAATTCCGATTCAGGCGGCAATAGGAAATAAAGTAATTGCACGCGAAACGGTCAAAGCGATGCGTAAAGATGTACTGGCAAAATGTTATGGTGGAGATATTTCACGTAAACGTAAATTGCTTGAAAAGCAAAAAGAGGGTAAAAAACGCATGAAGTCTGTAGGTAGCGTGGAAATACCACAAGAAGCATTTATGGCTATTTTAAAAATTGATTGA
- the spoIIP gene encoding stage II sporulation protein P — translation MQRRKLLWASKRRIFINVFAVFLLIATLYQNYIEDSVPASASAYGNQFVSTHTKWYEVLSYGIPGIETVNKDGAKSENGMGQSVFNMIRLVTNIDRQDIRSLIRAEIPVLATVKTTTAIASNTSALPNFDKIKTIPKGKPIVALYHTHTAESFIPSSGVAHAPGGQTGEIVEVGDALVQALAQKNIVTLHDKTIHDYPSFMKAYGKSEETVTRIVKENPSIEMIFDVHRDADKRANVVTTIQGKNVAQIMIIVAQGQADLPQPHWEENYAFAKLIKTKCDAKYPDLIKSIQLVDWRYNQHLHPHALLLEVGSQETSLEEGEQAMFLLGDILSEIIQENK, via the coding sequence ATGCAAAGGCGAAAACTATTATGGGCCAGTAAACGACGAATTTTTATAAATGTATTTGCAGTGTTTCTTTTAATTGCTACATTATATCAAAACTATATTGAGGATTCTGTACCTGCTAGTGCTTCGGCTTATGGAAATCAGTTTGTCTCTACACATACAAAATGGTATGAAGTTTTATCTTATGGTATCCCTGGAATTGAAACCGTAAATAAAGACGGGGCTAAATCGGAAAATGGAATGGGACAAAGTGTATTTAATATGATAAGACTTGTTACGAATATTGATAGACAAGATATTCGATCTTTAATAAGGGCTGAAATTCCAGTGTTAGCTACGGTGAAGACAACGACGGCGATTGCTTCAAATACGTCAGCTTTGCCGAATTTTGATAAGATAAAAACAATTCCTAAAGGTAAGCCAATTGTTGCTTTATATCATACACATACAGCAGAATCATTTATTCCGAGTTCTGGGGTGGCTCATGCACCTGGAGGGCAAACTGGTGAGATTGTTGAAGTTGGAGATGCTTTGGTACAAGCATTAGCACAAAAAAATATTGTTACTTTACATGATAAAACGATTCATGATTATCCAAGCTTTATGAAAGCGTATGGTAAATCTGAGGAGACAGTAACGAGAATTGTTAAAGAAAATCCATCTATTGAAATGATTTTTGATGTGCATCGTGATGCTGATAAAAGGGCAAATGTGGTAACGACAATTCAAGGAAAAAATGTAGCTCAAATTATGATTATTGTGGCGCAAGGACAGGCAGATTTACCACAACCACATTGGGAAGAAAACTACGCCTTTGCAAAATTAATAAAAACTAAATGCGATGCAAAGTATCCCGATTTGATAAAAAGTATACAACTGGTTGATTGGCGTTATAATCAGCATTTACATCCGCATGCTTTATTGTTAGAAGTTGGTAGTCAGGAAACGAGTTTGGAGGAAGGCGAACAAGCAATGTTTTTACTAGGAGATATTCTAAGCGAAATTATTCAAGAAAACAAATAA
- the gpr gene encoding GPR endopeptidase — protein MQEFLDFRTDLAIEAREMLSKRISHDIPGVEMVTSTDEDVLITRVDVTNHEAEKALGKPKGKYITIEAQGIKENIPVLHEKITRLLADELKIIVDANQHKTVLVVGLGNRHVTPDALGPKAIEKLFVTRHLGDMLTEEIKNDVCLVCAIAPGVLGITGMETAEIIQGVVEKVKPDLIIAIDALAAASSKRINTTIQIANTGIHPGSGVGNKRFGLNEESLGRPVIAIGVPTVIHASTIAMDTINTLKEYAEFARYFKSLEKLSPTEQQVIVRQILPESLGDLMVTPKEIDRLMDDISKIIASAINEVLHPVINEENISQYLKF, from the coding sequence ATGCAGGAATTTTTAGATTTTAGAACAGATTTAGCCATTGAGGCGAGAGAAATGCTTTCGAAACGCATTTCTCATGATATTCCAGGAGTGGAAATGGTGACAAGCACAGACGAGGATGTTTTAATCACTCGCGTAGATGTAACGAATCATGAAGCTGAGAAAGCGTTAGGAAAACCTAAAGGAAAATATATTACGATAGAAGCACAGGGAATTAAAGAGAATATACCAGTCTTACACGAAAAAATTACTCGTTTATTAGCCGATGAATTAAAAATAATCGTAGATGCTAATCAACATAAAACTGTGTTAGTTGTTGGGTTAGGAAATCGTCATGTAACGCCTGATGCATTAGGGCCTAAAGCTATAGAGAAACTATTTGTTACCCGTCATTTAGGTGATATGTTGACTGAGGAGATAAAAAATGATGTATGCTTAGTATGTGCGATAGCTCCTGGTGTTTTAGGAATTACAGGAATGGAAACGGCAGAAATTATTCAAGGTGTTGTTGAAAAAGTTAAACCTGATCTTATCATAGCAATAGATGCTTTGGCTGCTGCTTCAAGCAAAAGAATTAATACAACGATTCAAATTGCTAATACAGGAATTCATCCAGGGTCTGGTGTTGGTAATAAAAGATTTGGATTAAATGAAGAATCATTAGGCAGACCTGTGATTGCAATAGGTGTTCCAACAGTTATTCACGCTTCCACAATTGCCATGGATACAATAAATACATTAAAAGAATATGCTGAATTTGCACGATATTTTAAAAGTTTAGAAAAATTGTCCCCAACGGAACAACAGGTTATTGTTAGGCAGATTTTACCTGAAAGTTTGGGGGATTTAATGGTGACTCCAAAAGAGATTGATCGGTTAATGGATGATATTTCTAAAATAATTGCTAGTGCAATTAATGAAGTGTTGCATCCTGTGATTAATGAAGAAAACATTTCGCAATATTTGAAATTTTAG
- the rpsT gene encoding 30S ribosomal protein S20 yields the protein MPNIISSVRSVKTDAERRAKNFAVKSAVRTASRKLIEAVEAGKADEAKALLIEATKTIDKAAAKGVFHKNAAARRKSRLARKLNALAK from the coding sequence TTGCCAAATATTATTTCATCCGTACGTAGCGTAAAAACTGACGCTGAACGTCGTGCAAAAAACTTCGCTGTGAAATCAGCTGTTAGAACTGCTTCCCGTAAATTAATTGAAGCTGTTGAAGCTGGTAAAGCTGATGAAGCTAAAGCCCTCCTTATTGAAGCTACTAAAACGATTGATAAAGCTGCTGCTAAAGGTGTTTTCCATAAAAATGCTGCTGCTCGCAGAAAATCCCGTTTAGCTCGTAAACTTAACGCTTTAGCTAAATAA